The genomic window TTGCAGTGACCAAAAGTAGGGCAAAGGAAGTGCATTGTTCCAACTGTGGTAAGATCGATCTTAGTGTCTCCATCGGCAAAGTTCTGTGTGGCTCCGCTACTGTCGCAGTTATCGTAGCCAGCTTTATCCACCACGGACACCGAGTGTGAAAGACCATATACGAACTCTGTAAGAATAAAATCATCAGCTTGTTAGAGGGGAAAAAGATGATTCTTGCGAAACAAGTAATCTACATGTAGTGTAAAATCaagcatttttatttacctAGAGTGTCACCGACTCTGAAAGTCTTTCCAGTGAGCCAAACCGTGTAATCAAGATTACTGGTCCAGCCAGAAATATCGCCGACCTTGAAAGTTGCGGCAAAGACGGCAGGGACTGCCGctaggaagaggaggagagcGGCGGCCACGGTTGATCccattatatataatgtacgaagatagataaagagacagagagagatgaagaagaggagtaAAATGGTGAGGGGAGTTATATAGAGATGCTATGGGGTGAGGAGGACGATGACGACTACAGACTACTATGAGAGAGTTAGTAAAGAAGAATGTTTGAAGAAGTCGTGGCTTTGATCAATTGCCAACTCATTTCATCAATTCCGTCGTATATTTGATTCATTGTTGTTATGTTTACCAATTCTTTCCTCTTTTCAATTTGCTTTGTTGTAAATGACGAACTATACATGTGCAATTAgctctactttttttttttctttttaaattctaCTATGTGCACACGtaacaaaattagaagatGCATATTTCAACCAGCTGggaaaaatgaaacaattgatcaatcttttttttttttttaacactgttgaattttgaatttgaatgtTTGGAGAGATACCTTATTTGtggtaaaaaaaagttaagattttgttttaaaaaaaaggttatttaagataatatatcaGGGAAATGGGCCAAATGGCTACCACGTTCACTAACCTCTGTTCTAATAATGGAATTACAGATTCGGTACGGTGATTCCAAACAAAATAGTTAGCAATTTTAGTCTGCCTACGAAAAAAGGTCAATGACAGAACAAGAAtcccataaaataaaaattactactaTTCGTTTGACTAAAGGTAATAACTATTattattgagaaaaaaatccaatcAATTCTGTCACCAAATCTTCGAAGTACGGctgttttattataaaaacgTGTGAAACTAAAACCTACCAGAAAATATAAGTGGTTGACATGTTctttagcaacaaaaaaaaataatactcaAAAGGATAATTTGAGAATTGTAAAAATTTagtttgcttttgttgttttgtttttggtagttaaaaatgttatgttgCTCTTCTATtccactttttgtttttatgtccaaatagagaaagaaatcttgttttttttttgtttgtttaccattaaaacaaatatttgagtttggtaaaataaacaatcataCAACAAggctaaaagaaaaagaaaactaagcccaaaaaagaccaaaaagaaaacttcaagGGCTAAAACCGAAGGCCCAAACTGATTATTACAAAGATGGGCTAACACTAATTGTTTGGCCCAAATACCGACATAAGCCAAAGTCAACGCGTTTCAGAAGTGGAAGAGGAGACTCAAAGATGCGAACAAGaagaattgttttgttgatataattTTGGAACCAACACCAACTTGAATCTTGTCTTTCAACTTGCACCACTTATTATTTGTTGGTTTCCTTCTGTCTCCTTCCATTGAATCTCACCactctctatcttcttctgagtcacaagaagaaaacaaatcatcactttttttcttcatcccAAGGAAATCACCTCACTGATTCGAGCCACATTCAGATAACATTCATTTTCATATACCTCCAAACCTCTCCATaacttctccttttctttggatatttatatcatcatcaattaaataaaaagaatagtTCTATGTTTATGTACCTATACCACCAACACTAGTCCATGTTTCCACTTTTTTTAATGACGTCTTCGCAGAAGAAAATATCCTATGTATGACCTAGatgaggaaaaagagagaaaccgTTGAGGTGTACAATATAATAAGAGTTATGAAAAACATGCATGATGactattttcatttgataATATATCCAAATAGCAAAACATGCAACTAGTCATACACCCTTCACAGATACCTTTCAATCCAATGTGGAATATCTTTAAACCAAATGGGAATTCTTTATTTCGGGAAATCATCTAACCAttcatttaatgttttgtgtaTATGAACACAAGCAGGTAGTTTCCAAAACCGTATTCAAAGAGAAAAGCAGAAATGTTGACCTTTTCTAAAACCAGGTTATCTTCATGCGTATATAAAAACGGACTTTGCATGTTTGCTTACTATAACTTAGGACAGAGTGGAATCCCAAGTACCAAAACAGATTTCttgcaaaaaaacaatggaGGAAACAAATAAGAGTGTGGTTAATGATTACTTTACCAGTGCTATGGAACTTACAGAGTCAGGTGACCCTCACGTGCCTACCCGTTACATTCTTCCACCTTCACAACGACCAATGCTCGGTCCAAGCATTGGCACCAGTACCATCAATCTTCCTGTCATTGATCTCTCCTTCTTACACGATCCTTTGCTTAGACTATGTGTCATCCATGAGATTGAATTGGCCTGCAAGggatttggtttctttcagGTAACACTCGTGTTTTGGCTACATACACTACACATGTCTGTTAGGTAAGACACATGGCAAGTTCTGCGACTCAGATTCATGCATTGTTACAATCCAAACAAAGAGAAGTTTGATGCTTAACTGTCCTATTCATGTGTCTATATTTCTCAGATCATCAAACTCAGCCATGAGTTTCATTTCTCAGGTCACTAGGACTAGTATGGAATGTACTTATCACATCTACCAATCATGCTTGATATATGACTTATGAGAAATgcagtttttatcttttgcaTTTCTATCATACCCAACAAAGTCCCttatcaaaaattaaataaatgaaaaagacaaagtCCTTGGTTTCTGTCTTTATTGAGGATAAAACAAGTAGAGAGCCATGTGAAGATGCTTATCTTCATTTTCTACACAGATGTCAAGTATACTGCCCAGTTTCTTTAAAAACACTACACTAGTGTCATTTTCATCCCTCTTATTAATTACATTACTCTGATCTTCTCTACAGGTTATAAACCATGGAATATCATCAGCAGTGGTGAAAGATGCACAAGATTCAGCTACAAGGTTCTTTGACTTACCTGCCGATGAGAAGATGCATCTGGTTTCTGATAATTTTCAGGAGCCAGTAAGGTATGGTACCAGCATAAACCATTCAACAGACAGAGTTCATTACTGGAGAGATTTCATAAAACATTACTCCCATCCTCTCTCAAACTGGATCAATTTGTGGCCTTCCAATCCTCCCTGCTACAAGTAAGTAAACCTATCTAGGCCAACTTCACTATCTGATAATAACTCaaatttgttctctttttacTGGTCTAAGAATCCAATTTCTCAATAGATGTTTCAGAATTTGCAAGAAATTTGTATCTAAAGAATGTGACTCAGAACTGATTTGATCATCTCGAAATATCATTTTCCTATCAGGGAAAAGGTGGGGAAATACGCAGAAGCAACGCATGTTTTACATAAGCAACTAATTGAAGCTATCTCAGAAAGTCTAGGACTGGAGAAAAATTACTTACaggaagaaatagaagaaggCTCACAAGTCATGGCGGTAAACTGCTATCCAGCTTGTCCTGAACCCGAGATTGCCTTGGGAATGCCACCACACTCGGACTATGGCTCGCTGACAATCTTACTCCAGAGTAGCGAAGGGCTGCAGATAAAGGACTGCAACAACAACTGGGTTTGTGTGCCGTATATTGAAGGAGCTCTGATAGTCCAGTTGGGAGATCAGGTAGAAGTGATGAGCAATGGCATATACAAGAGTGTGGTTCATCGTGTAACAGTGAACAAAGATTACAAGCGGCTCTCTTTTGCAAGTCTTCACAGTCTACCTATGCACAAGAAAATAAGTCCAGCAACTCAGCTCGTCAATGAAAATAAACCAGCTGCATATGGAGAATTCAGCTTCAACGATTTTCTTGATTATATATCCAGAAACGATATTACACAGAAAAGATTCATTGATACACTCAGAAAGAAAAACCTCTGAAGATGGTGTCATATAACTCGACACGGCAATTCCGATGGTTGATTATTTGGACCTAGTTGCATGCATCTTGTATTTAATCTATGACTATCTTGTGCAAGTGAATAGTCCTTGTTTATATCACATAAAAGTATATTTAGTTGTCATATAAGTGTATCCTTATGCTAGATTCATATTAGTTTCTCATCTAAGAGCAAAGTTTGATAAATGGATCAAAACAGTAAGGGTTAAGACTtatcaaatctcaaataaGTTCCAAGACATTCTTCAAACTCTATATAAACATGAATTGTCCTGAAGCTTatagagagaacaaaaaaaaaaaaaatcaaccagATAACACAGACAATGAAATGAGATGTGAACAATTACCAAACATTTAACAGCTTAAATTCTCCATCTTTACAATACAGGGAATCAAACATGTTCACAAACCAGCCACGTATCGAAACAAGGAAGTAAAATGCTCGATTCAACGACATAAATCGTACAAAATCTGTTAAATAAGCTTGATTTCGTTCCAACAAacacagaaaaataaaacttctcaGAATTAAAAACAGCTTACCGTCAAGTTCTCTAAGTATGTACGGCCACAGCCTCTTGGTCCCCCGTCGGCAGATTCCCGGTAAAATTTAACTCCGGCATCGCTTacgtc from Arabidopsis thaliana chromosome 3, partial sequence includes these protein-coding regions:
- a CDS encoding uncharacterized protein (unknown protein; Has 30201 Blast hits to 17322 proteins in 780 species: Archae - 12; Bacteria - 1396; Metazoa - 17338; Fungi - 3422; Plants - 5037; Viruses - 0; Other Eukaryotes - 2996 (source: NCBI BLink).), whose amino-acid sequence is MEGDRRKPTNNKWCKLKDKIQVGVGSKIISTKQFFLFASLSLLFHF
- a CDS encoding 2-oxoglutarate (2OG) and Fe(II)-dependent oxygenase superfamily protein (2-oxoglutarate (2OG) and Fe(II)-dependent oxygenase superfamily protein; FUNCTIONS IN: oxidoreductase activity, acting on paired donors, with incorporation or reduction of molecular oxygen, 2-oxoglutarate as one donor, and incorporation of one atom each of oxygen into both donors, oxidoreductase activity; INVOLVED IN: response to karrikin, biosynthetic process; LOCATED IN: cellular_component unknown; EXPRESSED IN: 17 plant structures; EXPRESSED DURING: 10 growth stages; CONTAINS InterPro DOMAIN/s: Oxoglutarate/iron-dependent oxygenase (InterPro:IPR005123); BEST Arabidopsis thaliana protein match is: 2-oxoglutarate (2OG) and Fe(II)-dependent oxygenase superfamily protein (TAIR:AT2G44800.1); Has 8462 Blast hits to 8411 proteins in 989 species: Archae - 0; Bacteria - 1081; Metazoa - 111; Fungi - 1027; Plants - 4887; Viruses - 0; Other Eukaryotes - 1356 (source: NCBI BLink).), with product MEETNKSVVNDYFTSAMELTESGDPHVPTRYILPPSQRPMLGPSIGTSTINLPVIDLSFLHDPLLRLCVIHEIELACKGFGFFQVINHGISSAVVKDAQDSATRFFDLPADEKMHLVSDNFQEPVRYGTSINHSTDRVHYWRDFIKHYSHPLSNWINLWPSNPPCYKEKVGKYAEATHVLHKQLIEAISESLGLEKNYLQEEIEEGSQVMAVNCYPACPEPEIALGMPPHSDYGSLTILLQSSEGLQIKDCNNNWVCVPYIEGALIVQLGDQVEVMSNGIYKSVVHRVTVNKDYKRLSFASLHSLPMHKKISPATQLVNENKPAAYGEFSFNDFLDYISRNDITQKRFIDTLRKKNL